Proteins from one Halovivax limisalsi genomic window:
- a CDS encoding S8 family serine peptidase, whose amino-acid sequence MGEDDRHGFDRRSVLKAAGAVGATVSLGGVTVATPGREPGPKEDEIVVGTNDGVSIKRARATIESTIPNDAAVVHENDVLDYAAVKLSDDSAGAMRTVIDQLERQPDVAYAERNETWHAFAEEPNDPRFSDQYAPQLVNAPTAWDTEMGSMDVTIAVIDTGADYTHPDISDRFGENKGYDFVDGDGDPAPVGGRMHGTHVSGCAAATTGNNEGVAGISNCHLISGRVLGPNGGSVTDIADGIQWAADQGADIINLSLGGGGGSETGRSAINYAYNNGTLPIAAAGNDGGPVSYPAAYQNCLAVSAIDESENLASFSNRGPEINVASPGVDVLSSVPDGGYDTASGTSMASPVAAGVAALGKSAHPDLSAQELWDKLEETAVDIGLPEDHQGSGRVDAANIVEGGGGECSGETETTTESGYLAWWNDREDYTYATTTDSPCGIDIELEGPGSFANYDLYVTYDGRTPTTGDYDDRSAGSGPDEAISGSLSGTTDVGVLVHAAEGWGNYDLTITEQGQS is encoded by the coding sequence ATGGGAGAAGATGACAGACACGGCTTCGACCGACGATCGGTACTAAAGGCGGCCGGCGCGGTCGGCGCAACGGTCAGCCTGGGCGGCGTTACAGTCGCGACGCCGGGGCGCGAGCCCGGTCCGAAGGAAGACGAGATCGTCGTCGGAACGAACGACGGCGTCTCGATCAAGCGCGCGCGGGCGACGATCGAGTCGACGATCCCGAACGACGCCGCGGTCGTCCACGAGAACGACGTCCTCGACTACGCGGCAGTGAAGCTGTCCGACGACAGCGCGGGAGCGATGCGCACCGTCATCGATCAACTCGAGCGCCAGCCGGACGTCGCCTACGCCGAACGCAACGAGACTTGGCACGCCTTCGCCGAGGAGCCCAACGACCCGCGATTTAGCGACCAGTACGCCCCGCAACTGGTCAACGCGCCGACGGCCTGGGACACGGAGATGGGCTCGATGGACGTCACCATCGCGGTCATCGACACCGGTGCCGACTACACGCATCCCGACATCTCCGACCGGTTCGGGGAGAACAAGGGCTACGACTTCGTCGACGGCGACGGGGATCCGGCGCCGGTTGGCGGCAGGATGCACGGCACGCACGTCAGCGGCTGTGCGGCGGCGACGACCGGCAACAACGAGGGCGTCGCAGGCATCTCGAACTGTCACCTGATCTCCGGGCGGGTCCTCGGCCCGAACGGCGGCTCCGTAACCGACATCGCCGACGGGATCCAGTGGGCGGCCGACCAGGGCGCCGACATCATCAACCTCTCGCTCGGTGGTGGCGGTGGCAGCGAGACGGGTCGCAGCGCGATCAACTACGCCTACAACAACGGCACGCTGCCGATCGCGGCGGCGGGCAACGACGGCGGTCCGGTCTCCTATCCGGCGGCGTACCAGAACTGCCTGGCGGTTTCAGCGATCGACGAGAGCGAGAACCTCGCGAGCTTCTCGAACCGCGGTCCGGAGATCAACGTCGCCTCGCCAGGCGTGGACGTGCTCTCGTCGGTCCCCGACGGCGGCTACGATACGGCCTCGGGGACGTCGATGGCCTCGCCCGTCGCCGCCGGCGTCGCCGCGCTCGGCAAATCGGCCCACCCGGACCTCTCGGCCCAGGAACTCTGGGACAAACTCGAAGAGACCGCCGTCGACATCGGCCTGCCCGAAGACCACCAGGGATCCGGCCGCGTCGACGCCGCCAACATCGTCGAGGGCGGTGGCGGCGAGTGTAGCGGCGAGACCGAAACTACCACCGAGTCCGGGTACCTCGCCTGGTGGAACGACCGCGAGGACTACACCTACGCCACGACCACCGACAGTCCCTGCGGGATCGACATCGAGCTCGAGGGTCCCGGAAGCTTCGCGAACTACGACCTCTACGTGACCTACGACGGACGCACTCCGACGACCGGCGACTACGACGACCGCTCTGCCGGCTCCGGCCCCGACGAGGCCATCTCCGGCAGCCTCTCCGGAACCACCGACGTCGGCGTCCTCGTCCACGCCGCGGAGGGCTGGGGGAACTACGACCTCACCATCACCGAACAGGGGCAGTCGTAA
- a CDS encoding TRAP transporter permease → MTTSDDTNDDEPTDAGADRDEPGDGSSDEVSPVDANELVDEIERRRSLRGVATILVSAIGILFSIFQLFLAARSTTFSIPIVTLDGWRPAMASWDVSLQLLQANAVHVSFALVLTFLLFPASTGDGIVVRTLGRIVPAATRTLGATSPVTRLLTAGRSGVRWLFLDPDRDRVTPFDLTCIVGSVLPTIYLLTEFAELNNTMRVFGLTAGRPVTEVYPALEPILGGVPIVGGTSYAFLLGVVGVLLVLEATRRTLGLPLMLIVATFIVYARWGYLIDVETPLVGVLAIDGLTWPQIVQNLWYNTENGVFGIPVTVSVRYIYIFILFGAVLEMSGAGQWFIDLAYAATGKRKGGPAKASILSSGFMGTISGSSIANTVTTGAFTIPLMKRSGYSPEFSGGVESSASSGGQILPPVMGAAAFLMVQYTGTPFRDIILVATIPAIVFFVGVWVMVHFKAVNEGIGGVAADDTVPVWAHLKRGWFYLVPIVLLLYYLIIERLSVARSAWFTIVALVALIALVAAYSEETRGLLVAIFAAVLGVELASYVGAGVSVLGLLAGDGGAGLSVGAALDVVFVRLDWYAMLAGVLTLLFRPGTDSSLLSLDPAVQRSVDSLDDRTGRSLRTNQPFRFGTFVVKSMDEGARTAVPVVIAVAAAGIIPGVISVTGLGPNLTSLLLTLSGGSIVVMLVVTAIASIVLGMGMPTTVTYIILVSMLSSPLTEFGLPLLAAHLFILYFGVIADITPPVAVAAYAASGVAKSEPFETGVKAFSLSLNKAIVPFAFVLTPGIVLLRENANAAELDPGERYRVVGFNDLAELSYSIPEILIPVIGVFLGVVALGATVIGTLYTAVSSVDRAGFALGSVLLMAPGLLSTTGFDLLELAGVTVSVDALLLDLTLRALGFVLFVALVAKNRREATDRSDVPRPAAG, encoded by the coding sequence ATGACCACGAGCGACGACACGAACGACGACGAACCGACCGACGCAGGCGCCGACAGAGACGAACCCGGCGACGGGTCGAGCGACGAGGTCTCGCCAGTGGACGCGAACGAGCTGGTCGACGAGATCGAACGGCGGCGGTCGCTCAGGGGTGTCGCCACCATCCTCGTCTCCGCGATCGGGATCCTGTTTTCGATCTTCCAGCTGTTCCTGGCCGCGCGCAGCACCACGTTCTCGATCCCGATCGTGACGCTCGACGGCTGGCGACCCGCGATGGCCTCCTGGGACGTCTCGCTGCAGCTCCTGCAGGCCAACGCGGTGCACGTTTCGTTCGCGCTCGTGCTGACGTTCCTGCTGTTTCCGGCCAGTACGGGCGACGGGATCGTCGTGCGGACCCTGGGGCGGATCGTCCCCGCGGCGACCCGGACACTGGGTGCGACGAGCCCGGTCACCCGACTGCTTACGGCGGGCCGTTCCGGCGTCCGCTGGCTCTTCCTCGATCCCGACCGCGATCGCGTGACGCCGTTCGACCTGACCTGCATCGTCGGGTCGGTTCTGCCGACGATCTACCTCCTGACCGAGTTCGCGGAACTCAACAATACGATGCGGGTGTTCGGGCTCACGGCCGGACGGCCCGTTACCGAGGTGTACCCGGCGCTCGAGCCGATCCTCGGCGGCGTTCCGATCGTCGGCGGGACGTCCTACGCTTTCCTACTGGGAGTCGTCGGCGTCCTGCTCGTTCTGGAGGCCACTCGCCGAACGCTCGGCCTGCCGCTCATGCTCATCGTGGCGACCTTCATCGTCTACGCGCGCTGGGGCTACCTCATCGACGTGGAGACGCCACTCGTGGGCGTCCTCGCGATCGACGGGCTGACCTGGCCGCAGATCGTTCAGAATCTCTGGTACAACACGGAAAACGGCGTCTTCGGGATTCCGGTGACGGTCTCGGTGCGGTACATCTACATCTTCATCCTCTTCGGCGCCGTCCTGGAGATGAGCGGCGCCGGACAGTGGTTCATCGATCTCGCCTACGCGGCGACGGGCAAGCGCAAGGGCGGGCCGGCGAAGGCGAGCATCCTCTCGAGCGGCTTCATGGGGACGATCTCGGGCTCCTCGATCGCCAACACAGTCACCACCGGCGCCTTTACCATCCCGCTGATGAAGCGCTCGGGTTACTCACCGGAGTTTTCCGGCGGGGTCGAATCCTCCGCCTCGTCCGGCGGGCAGATCCTCCCGCCCGTGATGGGCGCCGCGGCGTTTCTCATGGTCCAGTACACGGGGACGCCGTTCAGAGATATCATCCTCGTCGCGACGATCCCCGCGATCGTCTTCTTCGTCGGCGTCTGGGTGATGGTCCACTTCAAGGCCGTCAACGAGGGGATCGGCGGCGTCGCGGCCGACGATACCGTGCCAGTCTGGGCTCACCTGAAACGGGGCTGGTTCTACCTCGTCCCGATCGTCCTCCTGCTGTACTACCTCATCATAGAACGCCTCTCCGTCGCGCGCTCGGCGTGGTTCACCATCGTCGCCCTCGTCGCGCTGATCGCCCTCGTCGCGGCCTACAGCGAGGAGACGCGCGGGCTGCTCGTCGCGATCTTCGCCGCCGTCCTCGGCGTCGAACTGGCGAGTTACGTCGGCGCCGGCGTCTCCGTCCTCGGCCTGCTCGCCGGCGACGGGGGTGCCGGGCTGTCCGTCGGCGCGGCGCTCGACGTCGTCTTCGTCCGACTCGACTGGTACGCCATGCTCGCGGGCGTGCTGACGCTACTGTTCCGTCCCGGCACGGACTCGTCGTTACTCTCGCTCGATCCCGCGGTCCAGCGGTCCGTCGACTCGCTCGACGATCGGACCGGCCGCAGCCTGCGAACCAACCAGCCGTTTCGATTCGGCACCTTCGTCGTCAAATCGATGGACGAGGGCGCCCGGACGGCCGTCCCGGTCGTGATCGCCGTCGCGGCCGCCGGCATCATCCCGGGCGTGATCAGCGTCACCGGCCTCGGCCCCAACCTCACGTCGTTGCTGCTGACGCTCTCGGGCGGTTCGATCGTCGTCATGCTCGTCGTGACGGCGATCGCCAGCATCGTCCTCGGCATGGGGATGCCGACGACGGTCACCTACATCATCCTCGTCTCGATGCTCTCCTCGCCGCTCACCGAGTTCGGCCTCCCGCTGCTGGCCGCGCACCTCTTCATCCTCTACTTCGGCGTCATCGCCGACATCACGCCGCCGGTCGCCGTCGCCGCCTACGCCGCCAGCGGGGTGGCCAAGTCCGAACCGTTCGAGACGGGCGTCAAGGCGTTCTCGCTCTCGCTCAACAAGGCGATCGTTCCCTTCGCGTTCGTCCTCACGCCCGGGATCGTCCTCCTGCGCGAGAACGCGAACGCCGCCGAGCTGGACCCCGGCGAGCGCTATCGCGTGGTCGGATTCAATGACCTCGCGGAACTGTCCTACTCGATCCCTGAAATTCTCATCCCCGTGATCGGCGTCTTCCTCGGCGTCGTCGCGCTCGGCGCGACCGTCATCGGCACGCTGTACACGGCCGTCTCGTCGGTCGACCGGGCCGGCTTCGCCCTCGGGTCGGTGCTACTCATGGCACCGGGGCTCCTCTCGACGACCGGCTTCGATCTCCTCGAACTGGCGGGCGTGACCGTCTCGGTCGACGCCCTCCTGCTCGATCTCACGCTTCGCGCCCTCGGATTCGTCCTGTTCGTGGCCCTCGTCGCGAAGAATCGCCGCGAGGCGACGGACCGGAGCGACGTCCCCCGGCCCGCGGCGGGGTGA
- a CDS encoding S8 family serine peptidase, producing MRKDSNHGYERRSILKAAGAIGATVGISGITVATPGREPKPRENELLVGYAEGIGLDSARSIIEDAIPADAAVVHENDVIRYVAVEFPDADDAELRTQRGRLEGRDGIRYADRNRAVYAYDVQPNDPRFDEQYAPQQVNAPDAWETTMGSTDVTLAVLDTGVEYTHENIEARFGDDPGYDFGDDDEDPAPGPNEDHGTHVCGCAAATIDDGVGTAGIANCRLIAGRVLGGVGGGMDAVADGIQWAADEGADIINMSLGSDFPNGAIEDALAYALENDTLPIAAAGNEGTEHTGYPAAYEDCMAISALNEQEELADFSSYGPAINLASPGAQVLSSVPGGGYERFSGTSMASPVAAGVAALGKSAHPDLSAQELWDRLEETAVDIGLPEDHQGSGRVDAANIVEGGGGECSGETETTTESGYLAWWNDREDYTYATTTDSPCGIDIELEGPGSFANYDLYVTYDGRTPTTGDYDDRSAGSGPDEAISGSLSGTTDVGVLVHAAEGWGSYDLTITEQGQS from the coding sequence ATGCGAAAAGATAGTAATCACGGGTACGAACGGCGATCCATCCTGAAGGCCGCCGGTGCGATCGGTGCGACGGTCGGTATCAGCGGCATCACCGTCGCGACACCGGGTCGCGAACCGAAGCCGCGGGAGAATGAACTGCTCGTCGGCTACGCCGAGGGTATCGGACTCGACAGTGCACGATCGATCATCGAGGACGCGATTCCGGCGGACGCCGCGGTCGTCCACGAGAACGACGTGATCAGGTACGTGGCCGTCGAGTTCCCCGACGCGGACGACGCGGAACTCCGGACCCAGCGCGGGCGCCTGGAAGGGCGAGACGGGATCAGGTACGCGGATCGCAACCGCGCGGTCTACGCCTACGACGTCCAGCCGAACGATCCGCGCTTCGACGAGCAGTACGCGCCCCAGCAGGTCAACGCGCCGGACGCCTGGGAGACGACGATGGGCTCGACCGACGTGACGCTCGCGGTTCTCGACACCGGCGTCGAGTACACTCACGAGAACATCGAGGCGCGCTTCGGTGACGATCCCGGGTACGACTTCGGAGACGACGACGAGGATCCGGCCCCGGGGCCCAACGAGGACCACGGGACGCACGTCTGTGGCTGCGCCGCCGCGACCATCGACGACGGCGTCGGGACGGCCGGCATCGCGAACTGTCGTCTGATCGCCGGACGAGTTCTCGGCGGCGTTGGCGGCGGGATGGACGCGGTCGCAGACGGCATCCAGTGGGCGGCGGACGAAGGAGCCGACATCATCAACATGTCTCTCGGGTCGGACTTCCCGAACGGGGCGATCGAGGACGCGCTCGCCTACGCGCTCGAAAACGACACGTTGCCGATCGCCGCCGCCGGGAACGAGGGAACGGAACACACCGGCTACCCGGCCGCCTACGAGGACTGCATGGCGATCTCGGCGCTCAACGAGCAGGAAGAGCTCGCGGATTTCTCGAGTTACGGCCCCGCGATCAACCTCGCGTCGCCGGGCGCGCAGGTCCTCTCGTCGGTCCCCGGCGGCGGCTACGAGCGCTTCTCGGGGACGTCGATGGCCTCGCCCGTCGCCGCCGGCGTCGCCGCGCTCGGCAAATCGGCCCACCCGGATCTCTCGGCCCAGGAACTCTGGGACAGACTCGAAGAGACCGCCGTCGACATCGGCCTGCCCGAAGACCACCAGGGATCCGGCCGCGTCGACGCCGCCAACATCGTCGAGGGCGGTGGCGGCGAGTGTAGCGGCGAGACCGAGACCACCACCGAGTCCGGGTACCTCGCCTGGTGGAACGACCGCGAGGACTACACCTACGCCACGACCACCGACAGTCCCTGCGGGATCGACATCGAGCTCGAGGGTCCCGGCAGCTTCGCGAACTACGACCTCTACGTGACCTACGACGGACGCACTCCGACGACCGGCGACTACGACGACCGCTCTGCCGGCTCCGGCCCCGACGAGGCCATCTCCGGCAGCCTCTCCGGAACCACCGACGTCGGCGTCCTCGTCCACGCCGCGGAGGGCTGGGGGAGCTACGACCTCACCATCACCGAACAGGGCCAGAGCTGA
- a CDS encoding Cdc6/Cdc18 family protein: MIVDERVLAEEFVPSEVVHRHEEVSLLSEAVEPLVSGGRADPAFCFGPTGVGKTCIARYTMERLTEKRPAIRVAYVNCWQAYTRFRVLHRLLEAVDRAYDVHRSTAKDELFGRLRAADDAPIVAILDEVDQLEESEVLYDVHRLPHVSVVLVANREEELFARFDDRVRSRFRAGTRVTFDRYGVDELVAILAERVRQGLQPDAVADDQLRRIADAAAGDARVAIGILRSAATRAAARGDERLTDDLLDDAIPDARSAIRQKTLESLPAHQRTLYDVIAERGETEPGELYETYEERVDDPKTRRTVRNYLTKMAHYDLVEATGEKRGRTYRTVEARPTESN; encoded by the coding sequence GTGATCGTCGACGAGCGCGTCCTCGCCGAGGAGTTCGTTCCGAGCGAGGTGGTCCATCGCCACGAGGAGGTCTCGCTCCTCTCGGAGGCCGTCGAGCCGCTGGTCTCCGGCGGGCGGGCGGATCCGGCCTTCTGCTTCGGGCCGACCGGCGTCGGCAAGACCTGCATCGCCCGCTACACGATGGAGCGCCTGACCGAGAAGCGCCCCGCGATCCGGGTCGCCTACGTCAACTGCTGGCAGGCCTACACCAGGTTTCGCGTCCTCCACCGCCTTCTCGAGGCGGTCGACCGGGCCTACGACGTCCACCGCTCGACGGCGAAGGACGAACTGTTCGGTCGGCTTCGGGCCGCGGACGACGCGCCGATCGTCGCCATCCTCGACGAGGTCGACCAGCTCGAGGAGAGCGAGGTTCTGTACGACGTCCACCGGCTCCCCCACGTCTCGGTCGTCCTCGTCGCCAACCGCGAGGAGGAACTCTTCGCGCGCTTCGACGACCGCGTCCGATCCCGGTTTCGCGCGGGCACGCGCGTCACGTTCGACCGCTACGGCGTCGACGAACTCGTCGCCATTCTCGCCGAGCGCGTCCGGCAGGGCCTCCAGCCCGACGCGGTCGCCGACGACCAGCTCCGCCGCATCGCCGACGCCGCGGCCGGCGACGCTCGCGTCGCGATCGGCATCCTCCGGTCGGCCGCCACCCGCGCCGCGGCACGCGGCGACGAACGCCTTACCGACGACCTGCTGGACGACGCCATTCCCGACGCCCGCAGCGCGATCCGACAGAAGACCCTCGAGAGTCTCCCCGCCCACCAGCGAACGCTCTACGACGTGATCGCCGAGCGCGGCGAGACCGAACCCGGCGAGCTCTACGAGACTTACGAGGAACGCGTCGACGACCCCAAAACCCGACGGACGGTGCGCAACTACCTGACGAAGATGGCCCACTACGACCTCGTCGAGGCCACCGGCGAGAAACGCGGCCGGACGTACCGGACCGTCGAGGCGCGGCCGACCGAATCGAACTGA
- a CDS encoding TAXI family TRAP transporter solute-binding subunit yields MSPTVTRRRLLEASGSAGIVALAGCISGDDEDGSDGDGGSDNSSDDENSTDVGGDTDGEDGDDGGDGGSEARLSWHAGGTSGTYYPLSNEIKTVVEDATDYTLTVQSTGASVENVGSLSQGNADFALIQNDIASFAVNGTGIEAFQGNAIESLRGVATLYPETITVVTLAENDISSLSDLSGATINTGDLGSGTQVNALQILETVGISDFEEQNASFSQASDQLANGDIDAAFVVGGWPVGAIEDLATSHDIEIVPIDGENREAIMEDAEWFAEDTIPGGTYGGVDSDVETIAVQAMIATHADVSADTVETVTAAIFDNLDELSIKTDFISVDSAQDGMSIDLHEGAAAYFDV; encoded by the coding sequence ATGTCACCCACAGTGACTCGACGACGGTTGCTCGAAGCGAGTGGCTCAGCCGGAATCGTCGCTCTCGCAGGTTGTATCAGCGGTGACGATGAAGACGGGTCTGACGGCGACGGCGGCAGTGACAACAGCTCCGACGACGAAAACAGCACCGATGTCGGAGGGGATACCGACGGTGAAGATGGCGACGACGGCGGAGACGGCGGCTCCGAGGCGCGGCTCTCCTGGCACGCCGGCGGGACCAGCGGGACTTACTATCCGCTCTCGAACGAGATCAAGACCGTCGTCGAGGACGCTACCGACTACACGTTGACCGTCCAGTCGACGGGTGCGAGCGTCGAGAACGTCGGCAGCCTCTCGCAGGGCAACGCCGACTTCGCGCTCATCCAGAACGACATCGCCTCGTTCGCAGTGAACGGAACCGGCATCGAGGCGTTCCAGGGCAACGCGATCGAATCCCTCCGGGGCGTCGCGACGCTGTACCCGGAGACGATCACGGTCGTCACGCTCGCGGAGAACGACATCAGTTCGCTGTCGGACCTGAGCGGCGCGACGATCAACACCGGCGACCTCGGGTCTGGAACGCAGGTCAACGCCCTGCAGATCCTCGAGACGGTCGGTATCTCCGACTTCGAGGAACAGAACGCCAGCTTCTCGCAGGCCTCCGACCAGCTCGCGAACGGCGACATCGACGCGGCGTTCGTCGTCGGCGGCTGGCCGGTCGGCGCGATCGAGGACCTCGCGACCAGCCACGACATCGAGATCGTCCCCATCGACGGCGAGAACCGCGAGGCTATCATGGAAGACGCCGAGTGGTTCGCCGAAGACACCATCCCCGGCGGCACCTACGGCGGCGTCGATTCGGACGTCGAAACAATCGCCGTCCAGGCGATGATCGCCACGCACGCGGACGTCTCGGCCGACACCGTCGAGACGGTGACGGCGGCCATCTTCGACAACCTCGACGAACTCTCGATCAAGACCGACTTCATCTCGGTCGACAGCGCCCAGGACGGCATGTCCATCGATCTCCACGAGGGCGCCGCGGCGTACTTCGACGTCTGA
- a CDS encoding DUF1850 domain-containing protein: MVSLTRRRALAALLVAAVPLPATVAALVPAQRRLVVEDQETGERYLSEPVADGSTVGLEYTHSVEKSRVYDVYRVDGDRLLQVRMEFESYGWGLPTSANVTIVDGTFVYEPDEPIVELRRLAVSPGRVAGHTLVVDGRRHDLVAATDGRDVTLSVERSSLLERYL, from the coding sequence ATGGTTTCGCTCACTCGTCGACGCGCGCTCGCCGCGCTCCTCGTCGCGGCCGTCCCGCTCCCGGCCACGGTCGCCGCGCTGGTCCCGGCCCAGCGACGCCTCGTCGTCGAGGACCAGGAGACGGGCGAGCGATACCTCAGCGAACCGGTCGCGGACGGGAGTACGGTCGGCCTGGAGTACACCCACAGCGTCGAGAAATCCCGCGTCTACGACGTCTACCGCGTCGACGGTGACCGCCTCCTGCAGGTCCGGATGGAGTTCGAGTCCTACGGCTGGGGACTCCCGACGAGCGCGAACGTCACCATCGTCGACGGAACCTTCGTTTACGAACCCGACGAGCCGATCGTCGAGCTCCGCCGCCTCGCCGTCTCGCCGGGCCGGGTCGCCGGCCACACCCTAGTCGTCGACGGCCGCCGCCACGACCTGGTCGCGGCCACGGACGGCCGCGACGTCACCCTCTCCGTCGAGCGATCGTCCCTCCTCGAACGGTATCTATGA